The following DNA comes from Papaver somniferum cultivar HN1 chromosome 4, ASM357369v1, whole genome shotgun sequence.
GTGTGTTTCCTTTCTCTTGTTCCTCTCTTTCTTCTTATTGGCCTAACAATTCTAAATATAGAGTGTCGATATATATGTGCGCCGCAGAGAGTATCTACTGGCTTCGCTAAACCATCAAAGTTAAGCTGTTACCTCGTGATGGACCCAAATAATCCGACATCCATCAATGCTGCAATGCGTTATTGGGGATGTGCAATTCAGTCTGGTGCACATATTTCTGGTGCATTTGGCTATGCTCCTCCACTATCTACAGAATCTGCAGACATAATCAAGACAAAATTTTCACCTTTGCCTTCTGCAATTATGCCATATCTCTCATTTGGTTCCCCCATAGATTGGGATGCAGTAGTGCTCAAATCTGTAGGAGAAGATGCGCGTTTGGTTTTTGCGGCAGAAAGGAATGACACTTTTCCATCACCTGTTACATTCGACGCAGCCAATAAGTCGGTGACGCTTTTCATGCCTGGATTTGACAAGTCAGAGATCAAGCTATTCCAGGTAGGTCCCTTACCTGTGCACTAATCTGGACTTTTCCTAATCTAGTTAATCTTCGAGATGGAAGTCTTTCTAGGCTTTTAGTCAAGGTCAAATTATATTATTAGTCAACCACATGAGTACCTAAATCCAAAAGTGAAGGCTCTTAGTTTGGACACATTAAATTCTTGTCCAGGAGAGTTCAAACAAGAAGTATGAGTCTAGGAAGTCTAAACATTTTTTGTTTACTACAAATTGGTGTTTATTGATATTGTTTGTTACTGCGTTGCAGTATAGAGGAGGATCAGAGTTGTTGGTGGAAGCTGGGGATCAAAGACGTGTTATCCGTTTGCCTAATTCTATCCAAGGAAAAGTGGGAGGTGCCAAATTCATGGGCAGAAGTGTTGTGGTCACAATGCGATAAGATTTTCTTTTACATGTGCAGAAATTGACATACCATTTTTCTCACTAAATCTCCAAAAAATTATAATAACTGTCGAAAACATGGTCATGATTTGTTCTTCTGATATATGCAGCTAGAAGTACAGTTGTAAAAGCTTCTTTGAGATTCATTCAAGAATGATTCTGTTTCCCTTTCTAGtttctgtaactttttcttctcCTTGTTTGTTTCCCTTGCGCTTGAATTTCATGGTTAGCTGTCAGCTATGAATGCATATCCAAATTGAAACCCGGATCCTGAATCGGGATAGGAACATTGTTGAGATGACGCATACCTTTAAGAGTTAAAACTCTCAGCTCAAAGGTAGAAGTCAAATTCTCCTCATCGTTCAAAGATCTTATAAGCCGGAATAGATGAGAAATGAATTTCAAAAGCCGCTGAAGCTGAATTGTATAGCTCGTTTCTCTGCAGTGAATTTCAAAAACTTTGTGGAAATTATTACATCTAGAAGGAATTTAAAGGTTTTGGTACAAATGGATTTGCAAGTGTGCATTCTATTCGTTACTTTCTTAAAAGAATACTGCCACTCTGTAATATTGACTATTTTGCTAAGATTTCAAACTTGGTATTGTTATTTTTCCATTACAAAATGAACAAGAGATTGACATATacaacagaaaacagatagaaaaaataatagagagagagagagagagagaggagtcCTCATGATTCGGATGTATTTTGCTCGTCAGTTTTTTGTGCATGGGCACGGCCTCGCAGTTCTTCAAAAGCCCTCATGCTTTCTGCATCAAAACCTCCAGCAAACTGGAAACAGTCTCAGAGTTAGAACGTCCATTTACAAGGATAATCCAAGAAGATGTAATGAACAAAGTAATGCTACTAAATATTTAGCTTCCCATAGATACATTTAATTCTAACAACGCATAGTTTGAGTGCAGAGTTGGtgggtttttttctcttttgcatGCTAATATCACATGAAGTTCCGGGATTACCTGATGAACACGGAACGCAAATCTTACACCTTGCAGAAGCAAAAATTCTCTATTTGGTTCTTTTTCGGGAACATTTGAAGCATCAAGCTCTGATGCTACTCGTTTCATGTACTTCCTTGCCAACTGTACAGATGCAAGCTTGATCTGCAGTGAGAAAGCAATCTTAGTATCCCATTGAACATATTGGCGTACAGAATCTCTAGCTTTCGATTTCAAGTGTAGATGGTTCTTTAAGCTGCATCACCAATGctaagaaaaagaaggaaaatttAAAACCCATATCCTACTACAGTTATAGATTGTACCTTTCCAACAACACCCGAGTCTAGCAACCAATCAACTGGGATTCCAAACTCCTTGTAACGTGAAACAGCCATGTCTCGTGTCCGTAGTAGTGCGTAGACACTTGATTCCACTCTGAGAAATAAAAGAAGATTAGTTCCTGTAAAGAGATGGAGTAATCTCAACAAAGATCATTTCGACAAGCTAAAATAACTCTGTACATCAAAGACAGGATAAACTCACTTTTCAAGTAATGAGTACATTTTCTTCAGAGCAGCATCACATGAAAGCTTGGGATCATCAACAAAGGTAGAGACCCGTTTCTCAAGTTTCATCAGATCCTGGTATTCAAAAGCTGCTTCTCTCAATGCATCCGCTTTCCCCTCAGGCCAATCAAAGTGCTTAAGAACTGCACGCTCATCAACCTACATTTTTATTTTAACATCGGGACATTGCAATCAGTAATTTAAATGGAAACCGCAAATGATAATCAGGCGTTTGTTATATAATAATGCAGATTCAATGCTACAAGCCGGAGGAGTATAAACAGGATCCAGAAATAGAACCAATTCTACCACATGTGGGCAAGAAGATCTACATAGCATTTTTATATTAATCTTGCATAATGCTTAGGGCTTAGTGCTCATGCCGAATAAGAGAAGATATTTGTTTATCTGTGTTTATAGAATCCAATCCAGCACCAGCTTAAAAAACCACTCCCAAACCTAACGAGTTTGAATATCAATATCATACTTCAGCTCTGAAGTTTAATTGGACATACCAAAAAGGAGAGTTCCTCATCTAGCCAGTTCACAAATGACAGTAGATCTTCTATATTGGTAAAAGAACATGCACGCACTTCAGTTGCCAATGATTGAACAAAATCACCTTGTGTCTCCACATCAGCTTTCACCTGGATTCAGATAATGCAATTTCCTTCCTTAGCAAAATGAAAACTCACATCAACTTGTTCTGAAGAAGCCGAAACAAGAATAGAAATGAAGTAGGTAAAACATAAACTTACAGCTAATAGGAACGTTGATCTGTTCTCGATCTCCCCGATCATATTGCTCCGAGCACTGGCTGTATTGGATGTTGAAGAAGTAACTAATGTGGTATCCTTCTTTGCCTCACGTTTCATTAAACTCTGATAGAATTCCACTAGCTCGGGAGCTCGGTGAACTTTATCACCAGTCCCTGGCCCTTTTGACAAACTTCCAGGTGGAGGTGGCGGCCTAGGTGGCCCACCaccaggtggtggtggtggtggtggagggccTCCTGGTGGCCTTGGTGGAGGAGGTATTCCACCTGGAGAATTAGCAtttgcaacagcagcaccaggaCCACCACCGGATGATTTAGGAGGCGGCCTAGGCACCCTTGGAGGCCTTTTTTCAATATCGGCATACTTTATCTTGCTCACAACTTGGGATGCAACTTCAGTAG
Coding sequences within:
- the LOC113275646 gene encoding uncharacterized protein At1g26090, chloroplastic-like isoform X2, which encodes MGCKIGTSPTQCNNNLSVVRFDTTKMLLEPLNQLKKADARLNFTQGVIEGVVGEELGVLPGMGSIFAALALQKLVGVIERTSATKKQTQEKFDIVIYDGVSNEETLRMISATETARSYLKYLRNLAEKTDIGRLTAPSLLRLAEESVELNDGRSRFDGKMSSDIWNDIERMLERVSTGFAKPSKLSCYLVMDPNNPTSINAAMRYWGCAIQSGAHISGAFGYAPPLSTESADIIKTKFSPLPSAIMPYLSFGSPIDWDAVVLKSVGEDARLVFAAERNDTFPSPVTFDAANKSVTLFMPGFDKSEIKLFQYRGGSELLVEAGDQRRVIRLPNSIQGKVGGAKFMGRSVVVTMR